A stretch of the uncultured Trichococcus sp. genome encodes the following:
- a CDS encoding energy-coupling factor transporter transmembrane component T, whose protein sequence is MLDKLLFGRYIQGDSLVHRLDPRAKLIGAFYFIIVIFLANNWQTYLIMTLFTFLCVILSDIKLSVFLNGVKPLIWLILFTVLLQILFTRGGETYLILGPISITSFGVINGAFIFMRFVLIIFISTLLTLTTMPLSLTDAIEKLLGPLKRFKVPVHEIALMLSIALRFVPTLMDEASKIMNAQRARGVEFGEGNIVKQMKAVTPILVPLFVSSFNRADELANAMEARGYQGGEGRTKYRILDWQRRDTLSMLAFVGLTGLLLFFRS, encoded by the coding sequence ATGTTGGATAAATTATTGTTCGGTCGCTATATCCAAGGTGATTCGCTGGTCCATCGACTGGATCCGCGCGCGAAGTTGATCGGTGCTTTCTATTTCATCATCGTCATCTTTCTGGCCAACAACTGGCAGACTTATCTGATCATGACGTTGTTCACTTTTTTGTGCGTCATTCTGTCTGACATCAAACTGTCGGTCTTTTTGAACGGCGTGAAGCCGCTGATCTGGTTGATCCTGTTCACGGTATTGCTGCAGATCCTCTTCACACGGGGCGGAGAAACGTACTTGATCCTGGGGCCAATCAGCATCACTTCATTCGGGGTGATCAATGGTGCCTTCATCTTCATGCGTTTTGTCCTGATCATCTTCATTTCGACACTGCTGACGCTCACAACGATGCCGTTGTCGCTGACTGATGCGATCGAAAAGCTTTTGGGGCCGTTGAAACGCTTCAAGGTTCCTGTCCATGAAATCGCGCTGATGCTTTCCATCGCGTTGCGTTTCGTGCCGACATTGATGGATGAAGCTTCGAAGATCATGAACGCGCAACGGGCTCGCGGTGTCGAGTTCGGCGAAGGCAATATCGTGAAGCAGATGAAGGCCGTCACACCGATTTTGGTGCCGCTGTTCGTCAGCTCATTCAACCGGGCCGACGAATTGGCGAATGCCATGGAAGCGCGCGGCTACCAAGGCGGGGAAGGCCGGACGAAATACCGCATCCTCGATTGGCAGAGGCGCGATACGTTGAGTATGCTGGCTTTTGTCGGACTGACCGGGCTGCTGCTGTTCTTCCGGTCTTGA